The Hymenobacter baengnokdamensis genome includes a region encoding these proteins:
- the ppk1 gene encoding polyphosphate kinase 1, which yields MKTLPRDLSWLRFNARVLQEAQCPEVPLLERLKFLAIFSANLDEFFKVRVATLRRLSKLKKKTRAQLPQDQPKQLLAKVLAEVHRQQEEFGNTFRAVLPELRAAGIQLLSSDELTDRQCEWVRDYFEQKVRDLLSPIMLDDTLHHLLLKDQAVYLTLYLTEPRAPGKKADAERVVIMELPTRRHGGRFVALPGGAGTADDPFQVVFLDDIVRVGVASLFPAYAQVQVNAIKLSRDAELDIAEEISGDLLAKIRSSLAKRATGYPARLLYDPTMPPAVRRAIRQKTGIEDEELVEGSRYHNFRDFFGFPDFGRQDLLNPAWPELPHPTLPRTGPLLPAIARRDYLLHPPYQSYDVVPRLLREAANDPRVNSISITLYRVAAKSAVVKALLKALKNGKQVTAVVELKARFDEESNIYWAEKLKRAGANVIFTPPELKCHAKLLLLTRRSEADDSMSRYAYLSSGNFNEATARLYADHGLFTANAEIVAEVDQVFRYFITGEEPAHLQHLLVAPFGLRKQLLKLIAAEAARAKKGEEAYIILKVNSLEDPGMIAALYEASRAGVRIELLIRGIGCLVPGEPGLSEHITQRGLLDRYLEHARIYVFGNGGVEKVYVSSADWMTRNLDRRVEVAFPVLDESLQAELRHLLDLERADNVKARDFDNHYVLPAPGQPRVRAQESEYQYLKKLAPRRKA from the coding sequence ATGAAAACCCTGCCCCGCGACCTAAGCTGGCTGCGCTTCAATGCCCGCGTGCTGCAAGAAGCGCAGTGCCCCGAAGTGCCGCTGCTGGAGCGCCTGAAGTTTCTGGCCATCTTCTCGGCCAACCTCGACGAGTTTTTTAAGGTGCGGGTGGCTACGCTGCGGCGGCTCAGCAAGCTCAAGAAGAAAACCAGGGCCCAGCTTCCGCAAGACCAGCCCAAGCAGCTGCTGGCCAAGGTACTGGCCGAAGTGCACCGCCAGCAGGAAGAGTTTGGCAACACTTTTCGCGCGGTGCTGCCCGAACTGCGGGCAGCCGGCATTCAGCTGCTCAGCTCCGATGAGCTGACCGACCGCCAGTGCGAATGGGTGAGAGACTATTTTGAGCAGAAGGTCCGCGATTTGCTGTCGCCTATTATGCTCGACGATACGCTGCACCACCTGCTGCTGAAAGACCAGGCCGTGTACCTGACCTTGTACCTTACCGAGCCGCGCGCGCCGGGCAAAAAGGCCGATGCCGAGCGCGTAGTCATTATGGAGCTGCCGACCCGGCGGCACGGCGGGCGGTTTGTGGCGCTGCCCGGCGGAGCCGGCACCGCCGACGACCCCTTTCAGGTAGTGTTTCTGGATGATATTGTGCGGGTTGGCGTAGCCAGCCTGTTTCCGGCCTATGCCCAGGTGCAGGTTAATGCAATTAAGCTGAGCCGCGATGCGGAGCTGGATATTGCCGAGGAGATTTCGGGCGATTTGCTGGCCAAGATTCGCAGTAGCCTGGCCAAGCGGGCCACCGGCTACCCGGCCCGCCTGCTCTACGACCCCACCATGCCCCCGGCCGTGCGGCGGGCCATCAGGCAAAAAACCGGTATCGAGGATGAGGAGCTGGTGGAAGGCAGCCGCTACCACAATTTCCGCGATTTCTTTGGCTTCCCCGACTTTGGCCGGCAAGACTTGCTGAACCCCGCCTGGCCCGAGCTGCCGCACCCCACGCTGCCGCGCACCGGCCCGCTACTGCCCGCCATCGCCCGGCGCGACTACCTGCTGCACCCGCCCTACCAGAGCTACGATGTCGTGCCGCGCCTTCTGCGCGAAGCGGCAAACGACCCGCGGGTGAATAGTATTAGCATTACGCTATATCGGGTGGCTGCCAAGAGCGCGGTGGTCAAGGCCTTGCTCAAAGCGCTCAAAAATGGCAAGCAGGTAACGGCCGTAGTGGAGCTGAAAGCCCGCTTTGATGAGGAAAGCAACATCTATTGGGCCGAAAAGCTGAAGCGGGCCGGCGCCAACGTCATCTTCACTCCGCCCGAACTGAAATGCCACGCCAAGCTGCTGCTCCTTACGCGGCGCAGCGAGGCCGACGACTCCATGAGCCGCTACGCTTATCTCAGCTCGGGCAATTTTAACGAGGCCACCGCCCGGCTCTACGCCGACCACGGCCTGTTTACGGCCAATGCCGAAATAGTGGCCGAGGTAGACCAGGTGTTTCGCTATTTTATTACGGGCGAAGAGCCGGCGCATTTGCAGCACCTGCTGGTAGCGCCGTTTGGACTGCGCAAGCAGCTGCTTAAGCTGATAGCCGCCGAGGCAGCCCGCGCCAAAAAAGGTGAAGAAGCCTATATCATTCTGAAAGTGAACTCGCTGGAAGACCCCGGCATGATAGCCGCGCTCTACGAGGCCAGTCGGGCGGGGGTGCGCATTGAGCTGCTTATCCGGGGCATCGGCTGCCTGGTGCCGGGCGAGCCGGGCCTGAGCGAGCATATCACGCAGCGCGGGCTGCTGGACCGCTACCTCGAACACGCCCGGATTTACGTATTTGGCAATGGCGGCGTGGAAAAAGTGTACGTCTCGTCGGCCGACTGGATGACCCGCAACCTCGACCGCCGGGTGGAAGTCGCTTTCCCGGTGCTCGATGAAAGCCTGCAAGCCGAGCTGCGCCACCTGCTCGACCTGGAGCGGGCCGACAATGTGAAAGCCCGCGACTTTGATAACCACTACGTGCTGCCCGCACCCGGCCAGCCGCGGGTGCGCGCACAGGAAAGCGAGTATCAGTACCTGAAAAAGCTGGCACCGCGACGTAAAGCCTGA
- a CDS encoding SixA phosphatase family protein has protein sequence MKTLYLMRHAKSSWSFDELSDQERPLNDRGRDDAPRMGQALAARHIVPDLIMSSPAVRAMSTAVLVARELKYASANIVVEPGIYQADLDDLLAIIRALPDTAQSVLLTGHNPTLTDVANYLSPSPLSSEMPTAGVICLRFQTEAWAEVKQANAEFYFFDCPKNVA, from the coding sequence ATGAAAACGCTGTATCTAATGCGCCATGCCAAGTCGAGCTGGAGCTTCGATGAGCTGAGCGACCAGGAGCGCCCACTCAACGACCGGGGCCGCGACGATGCGCCCCGCATGGGGCAGGCTCTGGCTGCCCGGCACATTGTGCCCGACCTTATCATGAGCTCGCCGGCCGTGCGGGCCATGAGCACGGCAGTACTGGTAGCCAGAGAGTTAAAATATGCTTCTGCTAACATTGTCGTGGAGCCCGGCATTTACCAGGCTGACCTCGACGACCTGCTGGCCATTATCCGCGCCCTGCCCGACACGGCGCAGTCGGTGCTGCTGACCGGGCACAACCCCACCCTTACCGATGTGGCCAACTACCTTTCGCCCTCGCCCCTAAGCAGCGAAATGCCCACCGCCGGCGTTATCTGCCTGCGCTTTCAAACCGAAGCCTGGGCTGAGGTAAAGCAGGCTAACGCCGAGTTTTATTTCTTCGACTGCCCGAAAAACGTGGCGTAG
- the hflX gene encoding GTPase HflX — protein MAKQSENSHSSTRHVGATDHTPARRDTKLDRLLKTKTYETAREVETAVLVSVPPRRQTDAQTTEYLDELAFLIETAGAQATRRFVQKLDKPDIRTYVGEGKLAELKAWVTHEKSSMVVFDDDLSPSQLRNLEAELKVKIVDRSLLILDIFALRAKSATSRTQVELAQYQYLLPRLTGLWTHLDKQRGGVGMKGPGETEIETDRRIVRDRIAFLKDKLEDLDKQAATQRKTRNNTIRVALVGYTNVGKSTIMNLLGKAEVFAENKLFATVDATTRKVVLDNHIPFLLSDTVGFIRKLPTKLIESFKSTLDEIREADLLIHVVDISHPAFEEHIAVVNETLREIGAADKPVLLVFNKIDQYTHDADPAPVFAGDDPQQDFPGHFDEPAPRPPLEQLQETYMARLHDPVVFISAQNKENIEALRELLGRRVAELAARRFPHQAASYDEYK, from the coding sequence ATGGCCAAACAATCCGAAAACTCGCACAGCAGCACGCGGCACGTGGGCGCTACCGACCACACGCCCGCCCGCCGCGATACCAAGCTCGACCGGCTGCTCAAGACTAAAACCTACGAAACTGCCAGGGAGGTCGAAACCGCCGTGCTCGTGAGTGTGCCCCCGCGCCGCCAAACCGACGCGCAAACGACTGAATACCTCGACGAGCTGGCTTTCCTTATCGAAACAGCCGGGGCACAGGCCACCCGCCGCTTTGTGCAGAAGCTCGACAAGCCCGATATCCGCACCTACGTGGGCGAGGGCAAGCTGGCCGAACTAAAGGCCTGGGTGACGCACGAAAAATCCAGCATGGTGGTGTTTGACGACGACCTCTCGCCCTCGCAGCTGCGCAACCTGGAAGCTGAGCTGAAAGTGAAAATCGTGGACCGGTCGCTGCTTATTCTCGATATTTTTGCCCTGCGGGCCAAGTCGGCTACCTCGCGCACGCAGGTCGAGCTGGCTCAGTATCAGTACTTACTGCCTCGGCTTACCGGTCTCTGGACTCACCTTGATAAGCAGCGCGGCGGAGTAGGCATGAAGGGGCCGGGCGAAACCGAAATCGAAACCGACCGCCGGATTGTGCGCGACCGCATTGCCTTTCTGAAGGATAAGCTCGAAGACCTCGACAAGCAGGCCGCCACGCAGCGCAAAACGCGCAATAATACCATTCGGGTGGCGCTGGTAGGCTACACCAACGTAGGCAAATCGACCATTATGAATCTGCTGGGCAAAGCCGAAGTATTTGCCGAGAACAAGCTCTTTGCCACCGTCGATGCCACTACGCGTAAAGTGGTGCTCGACAACCATATTCCCTTTTTGCTATCGGATACCGTTGGGTTTATCCGCAAGCTGCCGACCAAGCTCATCGAAAGCTTCAAGAGCACGCTCGATGAGATTCGGGAAGCCGACTTACTGATTCACGTTGTGGATATCTCCCACCCGGCTTTTGAGGAGCACATTGCGGTAGTAAATGAAACGCTGCGCGAAATTGGCGCCGCTGACAAGCCGGTGCTGCTTGTTTTCAATAAGATAGACCAGTACACGCACGATGCGGACCCCGCGCCCGTATTTGCCGGCGACGACCCGCAGCAGGATTTCCCCGGCCATTTTGACGAGCCTGCCCCGCGCCCGCCGCTTGAGCAGCTGCAGGAAACGTACATGGCCCGCCTGCACGACCCGGTGGTATTTATTTCGGCTCAGAATAAGGAAAATATAGAGGCCCTGCGCGAGCTGCTGGGGCGGCGCGTGGCCGAGCTGGCCGCTCGGCGCTTCCCGCATCAGGCAGCCAGCTACGATGAGTATAAATAG
- a CDS encoding c-type cytochrome yields MKLLKIAGLPLALLGWAGAVQAAPPAPGQLLFQKNCQRCHGPDGRLGRNGARDLTKSNLNAFGRTYLVTNGMRKMPAFGKTLTPAQIAQVVAYSLTLK; encoded by the coding sequence ATGAAGCTTTTAAAAATCGCGGGCTTGCCGCTGGCTTTGCTCGGCTGGGCAGGGGCGGTGCAGGCCGCCCCACCCGCGCCCGGCCAGCTGCTCTTTCAAAAAAACTGCCAGCGCTGCCACGGCCCGGATGGCCGGCTGGGCCGAAACGGCGCGCGCGACCTTACCAAAAGCAACCTCAATGCCTTTGGGCGCACGTATCTGGTTACCAATGGTATGCGCAAAATGCCAGCCTTTGGCAAAACGCTTACGCCGGCGCAGATAGCGCAGGTGGTAGCGTATTCTCTCACTTTAAAGTAG
- a CDS encoding glycosyltransferase family 4 protein — translation MRVALVINTSWNIWNFRRGLVKALRAAGHEVLAIAPPDAYSDRLESELGCRYVPIVMENKGTNPIKDAQLTRRFMRVYQQERPDVVLHFTIKPNIYGTLAARLAGVPSINNVSGLGTVFIVENLVSKVARGLYRLAFRYPHKVFFQNNDDRELFVRYGLIKPALTGLVPGSGVDLVRFKPEPAVEKAPGEPFTFLMVARVLYEKGIVEYFAAAKQVQAAMGADKVRFQLLGGLDEAGGVGVPRATFEQWLTEGHVAYLGTSDDVAAHLHRADCIVLPSYREGTPKTLLEAAACGKPLVTTDVPGCRETVQNGRNGYLCEVRSASDLADKLLTVAQLPAARLAALGAASRQLAEEKFDEQLVLRQYLAAVAEAGQKITSA, via the coding sequence GTGCGCGTTGCCTTAGTCATTAATACTTCCTGGAACATCTGGAACTTCCGCCGGGGCCTGGTGAAGGCGTTGCGGGCGGCCGGGCACGAGGTGCTGGCCATTGCGCCCCCCGACGCTTATTCCGACCGTCTGGAAAGTGAGCTGGGCTGCCGTTACGTCCCCATCGTGATGGAAAACAAGGGCACCAACCCCATCAAGGATGCCCAGCTGACGCGCCGCTTTATGCGCGTGTACCAGCAGGAGCGCCCCGATGTAGTGCTGCATTTCACCATCAAGCCTAATATTTACGGCACCCTGGCGGCGCGGCTGGCGGGCGTGCCCAGCATCAACAACGTGAGCGGGCTGGGCACGGTATTTATCGTCGAAAACCTGGTGAGCAAGGTAGCGCGGGGGCTCTACCGGCTGGCTTTTCGGTACCCGCACAAGGTATTTTTTCAGAACAATGACGACCGCGAGCTTTTTGTGCGCTACGGGCTGATAAAGCCCGCGCTTACGGGCCTGGTGCCCGGCTCGGGGGTCGATTTGGTCCGGTTCAAACCTGAGCCGGCCGTTGAAAAAGCGCCGGGCGAGCCCTTCACTTTTCTGATGGTGGCGCGGGTGCTTTACGAAAAGGGCATTGTCGAATATTTTGCCGCCGCCAAGCAGGTGCAAGCGGCAATGGGGGCCGATAAGGTCCGCTTTCAGCTCCTGGGCGGCCTCGACGAGGCCGGCGGCGTGGGGGTGCCCCGCGCCACCTTCGAGCAGTGGCTGACGGAAGGCCACGTAGCCTACCTGGGCACTTCCGACGACGTAGCGGCCCACCTGCACCGCGCCGACTGCATTGTGCTGCCCTCCTACCGCGAGGGCACACCCAAAACCCTGCTCGAAGCCGCCGCCTGCGGCAAGCCCCTGGTAACCACCGATGTGCCGGGCTGCCGCGAAACCGTGCAAAATGGTCGCAACGGCTACCTCTGCGAAGTGCGCTCGGCCTCCGACCTGGCCGATAAGCTCCTAACGGTGGCGCAGCTGCCCGCGGCCCGCCTCGCGGCGCTGGGGGCCGCCAGCCGCCAGCTGGCCGAAGAAAAATTTGATGAGCAGCTCGTGCTGCGCCAGTACCTGGCCGCGGTTGCCGAAGCCGGCCAAAAGATTACCAGCGCGTAG
- the rfbC gene encoding dTDP-4-dehydrorhamnose 3,5-epimerase — MQVITHTLPGLLEFRPRIFGDPRGAFFETFSARTMEGLGLPRHHWVQDNQSISKAGTLRGLHFQRPPHAQAKLVRVAQGRALDIVVDLRHRSVTFGQHAKVELTAELGNVLYVPEGFAHGFAALEDDTLFLYKCSDYYAPAAEGGVRWNDPALGIDWGVAEALISPKDAILPTLAELENPF; from the coding sequence ATGCAAGTTATTACCCATACCCTGCCGGGCCTACTTGAGTTTCGCCCCCGCATTTTTGGTGACCCGCGTGGCGCATTCTTCGAGACCTTTAGTGCCCGCACAATGGAAGGGCTGGGCTTGCCCCGCCACCACTGGGTGCAGGATAATCAGAGTATCTCGAAGGCGGGCACCCTGCGTGGGCTGCACTTCCAGCGCCCGCCGCACGCGCAGGCCAAGCTGGTGCGGGTGGCCCAGGGGCGGGCGCTGGATATAGTAGTTGACTTGCGTCACCGCTCCGTCACCTTTGGCCAACACGCCAAAGTAGAGCTAACCGCCGAGCTGGGCAACGTGCTGTATGTGCCCGAAGGCTTTGCCCACGGCTTTGCGGCGCTGGAAGACGATACGTTGTTTCTGTATAAGTGCTCAGATTACTACGCTCCTGCCGCTGAAGGAGGAGTACGCTGGAACGACCCGGCGCTGGGCATCGACTGGGGAGTAGCCGAGGCCCTGATATCGCCGAAAGACGCCATCCTGCCCACGCTGGCCGAGCTCGAAAATCCGTTTTAG
- a CDS encoding UDP-N-acetylmuramoyl-tripeptide--D-alanyl-D-alanine ligase, translated as MTLYDHYLAAQGQVSTDSRQPQPGTLFFALNGPSFRGADFAAGALAKGARHAVVDDEALAAQDPTRYTYASNPLAALQALAREHRRQFRGPVLAITGSNGKTTTKELLTVVLAQKFTVLATLGNLNNHIGVPLTLLRLRPREHNFAVIEMGANHQGEIADYCQWAEPTHGLITNIGKAHLEGFGGEEGIAKGKGELFDYLRATDGIAFVNTLDAKLPALAAAVPARLTYPGPADDYPAALLSANPALRLRLWEGTQVMAQLTGEYNFPNMAAAAAVGAFFGVPAGHVAEALATYNPQNNRSQLAHTALGNDLLLDAYNANPSSMVAALRSFAQRPVAAGQGRVAILGDMFELGQTSAAEHQALGELLATLPLAKVVLIGDLMRAAAAACPAAAHFADKATAAAWLTQQPLRNQLILLKGSRGMGLETLLPLL; from the coding sequence ATGACTCTCTACGACCATTATCTCGCCGCGCAGGGCCAGGTGAGTACCGACTCGCGGCAACCCCAGCCCGGCACCTTGTTTTTTGCCCTCAACGGCCCCAGCTTTCGCGGGGCTGACTTCGCAGCCGGTGCCCTGGCTAAGGGCGCCCGCCACGCCGTTGTTGACGACGAGGCGTTGGCGGCCCAGGACCCCACCCGCTACACTTATGCCTCCAACCCGCTGGCCGCCCTGCAGGCCCTGGCCCGCGAGCACCGCCGCCAGTTTCGGGGCCCGGTGCTGGCGATAACCGGCTCCAACGGCAAAACTACCACTAAGGAGCTGCTGACAGTGGTGCTGGCCCAAAAGTTTACGGTGCTGGCTACCTTGGGAAATTTGAATAATCACATTGGAGTGCCCCTTACGCTGCTGCGCCTGCGCCCCCGCGAGCACAATTTTGCCGTGATTGAGATGGGAGCTAACCACCAAGGTGAAATCGCCGACTACTGCCAGTGGGCCGAGCCTACCCACGGCCTCATCACCAACATCGGCAAGGCTCACCTCGAAGGCTTTGGGGGCGAAGAGGGCATTGCAAAAGGCAAGGGTGAGCTATTCGACTATCTGCGTGCTACCGATGGCATCGCTTTCGTCAATACCCTCGATGCGAAGCTGCCCGCGCTGGCGGCTGCCGTGCCGGCGCGCCTCACGTACCCCGGTCCGGCCGACGACTACCCGGCGGCGCTGCTCAGCGCCAACCCCGCGCTGCGCCTGCGCCTCTGGGAAGGCACCCAGGTAATGGCGCAGCTTACCGGAGAATATAATTTTCCGAATATGGCCGCCGCCGCCGCAGTGGGCGCTTTTTTCGGCGTGCCGGCCGGGCACGTAGCCGAGGCCCTGGCCACCTACAATCCGCAAAACAACCGCTCGCAGCTGGCGCACACGGCGCTCGGCAACGACCTGCTGCTGGATGCCTACAATGCCAACCCCAGTAGCATGGTCGCGGCGCTGCGCAGCTTTGCCCAGCGCCCCGTGGCGGCCGGGCAGGGCCGGGTGGCTATTCTGGGCGATATGTTTGAGCTGGGCCAAACCAGTGCCGCCGAACACCAGGCGCTGGGAGAGCTGCTGGCCACTTTGCCCCTGGCTAAAGTAGTGCTCATCGGTGACCTGATGCGGGCTGCCGCGGCGGCCTGCCCGGCCGCTGCTCACTTTGCCGATAAAGCCACTGCCGCCGCGTGGCTAACGCAGCAGCCCTTACGCAACCAGCTCATACTGCTCAAAGGCTCACGCGGCATGGGTTTGGAAACGCTATTGCCCCTGCTCTAG
- a CDS encoding T9SS type A sorting domain-containing protein, protein MLHILSRVGLLLVLWGGLLAGPAQGQTSGSQFGFQYGSVANIVQGTDTLGMPWAGGLNAPQFSSIDFNGDGQPDLYAFDRQTSRSYTFLSVAAAGGKGRRWQYAPEYEWAFPTDLSGWALLRDYDCDGRADLFTFASGGDIRVFHNVPDAAGHPSFVLANNQLTFPIYNGYISNLNIGAYNLPCIQDVNGDGRLDILTYDFVGSTVIELYLNASTGSCGGISSFTQATNYWGQVVACADCANYQLQGAAACSPQRIQHSTGHNVLLLDLNGDGKLDLLDGRDNCPQLTRLLNSGASNTDAVIAAAGASSAFPSAAAPVNVPVFPAPYSFDANFDGIPDLVVSPNMADNSLDRVSMRHSVPLYLNTATSAGAVPSFSLSSDGFLQNDMLDASEGSMPAFGDLDGDGLTDMLVGNQGDLVNGYYRASLYYYRNVGTAHRPVFQLVTDDYLGLAATAALTPSVKFESLRPALVDLNRDGALDLVYSAYNGTTLNLNYILNTASAGQAASFSAAQASYFQLPGLTGNPVVSSLEGDTPCFFDVDNDGYVDLLLGTNALQPSGGSLRYFRNQGAGSLGNLANAFVLADGDYGQLLNNGSRPAFLAPAVADFDGDGQPDLLTLDGKGTVSFYSNFRSQGPKFIARNELFYNSFSGLYEPARLGQGYVLRFAAAAADLNQDGTPELYVGTQTGGIISFMPRNRTVLATRTAAAASLALSIYPNPAAQAATTETAQPTRLRLFDLAGRQVLSDLTPARTHHLDLRALAPGLYVVQATATDGTATSQRLAVE, encoded by the coding sequence ATGCTGCATATCCTATCGCGCGTTGGGCTACTGCTGGTGCTGTGGGGCGGACTGCTCGCCGGCCCGGCCCAGGGTCAGACGTCGGGCTCCCAGTTTGGCTTTCAATACGGCAGCGTAGCCAACATTGTGCAGGGCACTGATACGCTGGGCATGCCCTGGGCCGGCGGCCTCAACGCGCCGCAGTTCAGCAGCATCGACTTTAATGGCGATGGCCAGCCCGACCTCTATGCGTTTGACCGGCAAACGTCGCGCAGCTATACCTTTCTGAGCGTGGCCGCTGCCGGCGGCAAGGGCCGGCGCTGGCAGTATGCGCCCGAGTACGAGTGGGCTTTCCCCACCGACCTTTCGGGCTGGGCGCTGCTGCGCGACTACGACTGCGACGGGCGGGCCGATTTATTTACCTTCGCCAGCGGCGGCGACATTCGGGTTTTTCACAACGTGCCCGACGCGGCCGGCCATCCGAGCTTTGTGCTGGCCAACAACCAGCTGACGTTTCCTATCTACAACGGCTACATCAGCAACCTCAACATTGGGGCGTACAATCTGCCTTGCATTCAGGATGTAAATGGCGATGGCCGGCTCGATATCCTGACCTACGACTTCGTAGGCTCCACGGTAATCGAGCTGTATCTGAATGCCAGTACCGGCAGCTGCGGCGGCATCAGCTCCTTTACCCAGGCCACCAACTACTGGGGCCAGGTAGTAGCCTGCGCCGACTGCGCCAACTACCAGCTGCAAGGGGCGGCGGCCTGCTCGCCGCAGCGCATTCAGCACAGCACGGGCCACAACGTGCTGCTGCTCGACCTCAACGGCGACGGCAAGCTCGACCTGCTCGACGGCCGCGACAACTGCCCGCAGCTGACGCGACTGCTCAACTCGGGGGCGTCGAACACCGACGCCGTTATCGCGGCGGCCGGGGCCAGCAGCGCGTTTCCGTCGGCGGCCGCGCCCGTGAACGTGCCGGTTTTTCCGGCCCCCTACTCGTTTGATGCCAACTTCGACGGGATACCCGACCTGGTGGTGTCGCCCAATATGGCCGACAACTCGCTCGACCGCGTGAGCATGCGCCACAGCGTACCCCTGTATCTGAACACGGCTACCAGCGCAGGTGCCGTGCCCAGCTTCAGCCTGAGCAGCGATGGCTTTTTACAGAATGATATGCTCGACGCGAGCGAGGGCAGCATGCCGGCCTTTGGCGACCTCGACGGCGACGGGCTCACCGATATGCTGGTGGGCAACCAGGGCGATTTAGTGAATGGCTACTACCGGGCCAGCCTCTACTACTACCGCAACGTGGGCACTGCTCATCGGCCTGTTTTTCAGCTCGTAACCGATGATTACCTGGGCCTGGCGGCCACCGCGGCCCTCACCCCGAGCGTAAAATTCGAGTCGCTACGCCCGGCGCTGGTCGACCTCAACCGCGACGGTGCCCTCGATTTGGTGTACTCGGCCTACAACGGCACAACATTAAATTTAAACTATATACTAAATACTGCATCAGCCGGCCAGGCGGCCAGTTTTTCGGCGGCGCAGGCCAGCTACTTTCAGCTGCCGGGCCTTACCGGCAACCCCGTGGTTTCTTCGCTGGAAGGCGACACGCCCTGCTTTTTTGATGTTGATAATGACGGGTACGTAGATTTATTGCTGGGCACCAATGCCTTGCAGCCCAGCGGCGGCAGCCTGCGCTACTTCCGCAACCAGGGCGCAGGCAGCCTGGGCAACCTGGCCAATGCTTTTGTGCTGGCCGATGGCGACTATGGGCAGCTGCTCAACAATGGCAGCCGGCCGGCTTTTCTGGCGCCCGCAGTAGCCGACTTCGACGGCGACGGCCAGCCCGATTTGCTGACGCTCGACGGCAAAGGCACGGTCAGCTTTTACAGTAACTTTCGCAGCCAGGGCCCCAAGTTCATTGCGCGCAATGAATTGTTTTACAACAGCTTTAGTGGCCTTTATGAACCGGCCCGGCTGGGTCAGGGCTACGTACTGCGCTTTGCGGCCGCCGCGGCCGACCTCAACCAGGATGGCACTCCCGAGCTATACGTAGGCACCCAAACCGGCGGCATTATCAGCTTTATGCCCCGCAACCGCACGGTGCTGGCCACGCGCACGGCTGCTGCCGCCAGCCTGGCCCTCAGTATTTACCCCAATCCGGCCGCGCAGGCCGCCACCACCGAAACCGCGCAGCCTACGCGCCTGCGCCTGTTTGACCTGGCCGGGCGCCAGGTGCTCAGCGACCTGACGCCCGCGCGCACTCACCACCTCGACCTGCGTGCCCTCGCCCCCGGCCTGTATGTAGTGCAGGCCACTGCAACCGATGGCACTGCTACCAGCCAGCGCCTGGCCGTAGAGTAA
- a CDS encoding amidohydrolase: MMKKDLTVSLVQTTLHWHQPAENRALITDLLASALPEKGLTDLIVLPEMFTTGFSMEAESQAETFPGPTLDWMREQAARYDAVVTGSVLTRDGSCFYNRLFWVRPDGSYSAYDKRHLFRLAGEHLVYSAGTSRLLEEWRGWRIRPLICYDLRFPVWSRNDRHDPYDLLLYVANWPQARAEIWKTLLRARAIENMAYTLGVNRLGLDGVGQEYSGQSALLDIHGEYLAQAGNLQTVLTHTLQAGPLEGYREQLPFLLDADDFMLKDCG, translated from the coding sequence ATGATGAAGAAAGATTTAACGGTATCCCTGGTCCAAACTACTTTACACTGGCATCAGCCCGCCGAAAACCGCGCACTGATTACTGATCTGCTGGCCTCAGCACTGCCCGAAAAAGGCCTCACCGACCTGATTGTGCTGCCGGAAATGTTTACCACCGGGTTTAGCATGGAGGCTGAGTCGCAGGCCGAAACGTTTCCCGGCCCCACGCTGGACTGGATGCGCGAACAGGCTGCCCGCTACGATGCCGTGGTTACGGGCAGCGTACTCACCCGCGATGGCAGCTGCTTTTACAACCGCCTGTTCTGGGTGCGGCCCGATGGCAGCTATAGCGCCTACGACAAGCGCCACCTGTTTCGGCTGGCGGGCGAGCACCTGGTGTACTCAGCCGGCACCAGCCGCCTGCTGGAAGAGTGGCGCGGCTGGCGCATCCGGCCGCTTATCTGCTACGACCTGCGCTTCCCGGTCTGGAGCCGCAATGACCGGCACGACCCCTACGACTTACTGCTGTACGTGGCCAACTGGCCGCAGGCGCGGGCCGAAATATGGAAAACCCTGCTGCGGGCGCGGGCCATCGAAAACATGGCCTACACCTTGGGAGTCAATAGGCTGGGGCTTGATGGGGTTGGGCAGGAATATTCGGGCCAGTCGGCGCTGCTCGATATTCATGGCGAATACCTGGCGCAGGCCGGCAACCTTCAAACGGTGCTTACGCACACCCTGCAGGCAGGCCCTTTGGAGGGCTACCGCGAGCAGCTACCATTCCTGCTCGACGCCGACGATTTCATGCTAAAAGACTGTGGCTGA